GGAAATCGATACTCGAACTCTCATCTCGCCGCCGAGGCTAACCCGCGCGCCCGACAACGATGCCGATCGACAACGGCGTCGGGTGAAGCGCGGAAAAGCCTCATGGCGGGCGCTCGCGACGGCGTCGGCCCGAGGATCAGGACAAGCCCGCCGCGTCCATCGCCCGAAGTTCCTTCTTGAGGTCGGCGATCTCGTCGCGCAGTCGACCCGCCAGTTCGAACTGCAACTCGCGAGCCGCACTCATCATCTGATCGGTGAGCTGTTGGACGAGATCGGCCAGCTCCGCTCGCGGCATCGAGCCGGTGTCGCGGTCGACCAGCACCCCCGAGCTGCCCCGTGGCTGCCCCCGCTCCCCCACCGGTTTGCGACCCCGCGAGGCGTTGCGTCCACCGACCTCGGTGCTGCCCGCGGTGTCCTCGGCCTCGGTGTAGACCTGATCGAGGATGTCGGCGATCCGCTTGCGCAACGGCTGTGGATCCAGGCCCCGTTCCTCGTTGTAGGCGATCTGCTTCGCCCGCCTGCGGTCGGTCTCCTCGATGGCGCGTTGCATCGAGTCGGTGATCCGGTCGGCGTACATGTGGACCTCGCCGGAGACGTTGCGCGCCGCCCGCCCGATGGTCTGGATCAAGCTGGTCCCCGACCGCAGGAAACCCTCCTTGTCCGCATCGAGGATCGCCACCAGGGAGACCTCCGGCAGGTCGAGTCCCTCGCGCAGCAGGTTGATCCCGATCAGCACGTCGAACTCGCCGAGTCGCAGCTGTCGCAACAGCTCGATCCGGCGCAGCGTGTCGACCTCCGAGTGCAGGTAGCGGACGCGGATGCCCAGTTCCAGCAGGTAGTCGGTCAGGTCCTCGGCCATCTTCTTCGTCAGCGTGGTGACCAGCACCCGCTCATCGCGCTCGGCGCGCACCCGGATCTCGTGCACCAGATCGTCGATCTGGCCCTCGGTGGGTTTGACCAGCACCTTCGGGTCGACCAACCCCGTCGGTCGAATCACCTGCTCGACGAACTCGCCTCCCGTCTGGCCGAGCTCGAACGGCCCGGGCGTTGCGGAGAGGTACACGGTCTGACCGATGCGATCGGAGAACTCCTCCCAGGTCAGCGGCCGGTTGTCCAACGCACTGGGCAACCGGAAGCCGTGGTCGACCAGGGTGCGCTTACGCGAGGCGTCGCCCTCGTACATCCCGCCCACCTGCGGCACCGTCACATGCGACTCGTCCATGACGAGGAGGAAGTCCTCGGGGAAGTAGTCGATCAGGGTCGCGGGGGCCGAGCCCGGCTCGCGGTCGTCCATGAAACGCGAGTAGTTCTCGATTCCGGAGCAGAAGCCGACCTGGCGCATCATCTCGATGTCGTAGGCGGTGCGCATCCGAAGTCGCTGGGCCTCCAGCAGCTTGCCTCGGTGCTCCAGGCTCGTCAGCTGGGTCTCCAGCTCGCCCTCGATCGCGCGAATGGCCTTCTCCATCCGCCCGGGACCCGCCACATAGTGCGTGGCCGGGAAGATCCGCACCTCGGTCAGATCCCGCACCACGTCGCCGGTGAGCGGGTGCAGGTAGTACAGCTTGTCGATCTCGTCGCCGAAGAACTCGATCCGTACGGCCAGCTCCTCGTAGGCGGGGATCACCTCGACGGTGTCGCCCCGAACACGGAAGGTGCCCCTGCTGAACGCCAGGTCGTTGCGTTCGTACTGGACGTCGACCAGGGTGCGCAGCAGCAGGTCCCGATCCACCTCCTGGCCGACCGCCAAGGGGATCGACCGATCGAGGTAGGACTGCGGCGTACCCAAGCCGTAGATACAGGAGACGGACGCGACCACGATGACATCGCGCCTGGTCAACAGGCTCATCGTCGCCGAGTGCCGCAGCCGCTCGACATCCTCGTTGATCGAGGAGTCCTTCTCGATGAAGGTGTCGGTCTGCGGGACGTAGGCCTCTGGTTGGTAGTAGTCGTAGTAGCTGACGAAGTACTCCACCGCGTTGTCCGGGAAGAATCCACGCAGCTCGTTGGCCAGCTGGGCGGCCAGGGTCTTGTTCGGCGCCATCACCAACGTCGGGCGCTGCACCTTCTCCACCAGCCACGCCGTGGTGGCCGACTTTCCGGTACCCGTCGCGCCGAGCAGTACGACGTCGCGCTCGCCCGCCTCGAGGCGCTTCTCCAGCTCGGCGATCGCCTGTGGCTGGTCGCCCGCGGGTTCGTAATCACTGACGACGCGGAACCGACCGTCCGAACGCGGGATATCGCTGATCGGACGGAACTGGGAGGAGGCGGTCACCGGTGCATCTGCCACGACGACAGGGTAGGCCTGCCCTCCGACACGCACCGCTGCCGCCGGGCGGCAGACGCCTGGGAGCGCAGCGCGTCGGGCGTGACAATCCGCCACACAGCCCCGAATCCGCCGTGAGCCCGCCGACTCGGGTGTGAGCAAGGCAACGCTCGCGTGGATGGGGATCAGGTCGGGCCGACGACGGCCTCTGACGGTCGGCGAGCCCTCGTGTTCGAAGAGTGGCCACACCGACATCGCGCTTACCCGAACGGGGGATCACACTACGGTCACGAAT
This Actinoalloteichus hymeniacidonis DNA region includes the following protein-coding sequences:
- the uvrB gene encoding excinuclease ABC subunit UvrB, which translates into the protein MADAPVTASSQFRPISDIPRSDGRFRVVSDYEPAGDQPQAIAELEKRLEAGERDVVLLGATGTGKSATTAWLVEKVQRPTLVMAPNKTLAAQLANELRGFFPDNAVEYFVSYYDYYQPEAYVPQTDTFIEKDSSINEDVERLRHSATMSLLTRRDVIVVASVSCIYGLGTPQSYLDRSIPLAVGQEVDRDLLLRTLVDVQYERNDLAFSRGTFRVRGDTVEVIPAYEELAVRIEFFGDEIDKLYYLHPLTGDVVRDLTEVRIFPATHYVAGPGRMEKAIRAIEGELETQLTSLEHRGKLLEAQRLRMRTAYDIEMMRQVGFCSGIENYSRFMDDREPGSAPATLIDYFPEDFLLVMDESHVTVPQVGGMYEGDASRKRTLVDHGFRLPSALDNRPLTWEEFSDRIGQTVYLSATPGPFELGQTGGEFVEQVIRPTGLVDPKVLVKPTEGQIDDLVHEIRVRAERDERVLVTTLTKKMAEDLTDYLLELGIRVRYLHSEVDTLRRIELLRQLRLGEFDVLIGINLLREGLDLPEVSLVAILDADKEGFLRSGTSLIQTIGRAARNVSGEVHMYADRITDSMQRAIEETDRRRAKQIAYNEERGLDPQPLRKRIADILDQVYTEAEDTAGSTEVGGRNASRGRKPVGERGQPRGSSGVLVDRDTGSMPRAELADLVQQLTDQMMSAARELQFELAGRLRDEIADLKKELRAMDAAGLS